In Methanosarcina siciliae T4/M, one genomic interval encodes:
- a CDS encoding Hsp20/alpha crystallin family protein yields the protein MKTPIIAMYHDDKHENLTIEIELPDVMNEHITLLMHENSYYIKAYSENVEYLGSFFLDGPVDPEKALAVNNNGMLTIKVPYKEGFACARYIPID from the coding sequence ATGAAAACTCCGATTATTGCCATGTATCATGATGACAAACATGAGAACCTTACTATAGAAATTGAACTTCCGGATGTCATGAACGAACATATAACTCTTCTGATGCATGAAAACAGTTATTACATTAAAGCCTACAGCGAAAATGTTGAATATCTGGGATCTTTTTTTCTGGACGGACCCGTAGACCCGGAAAAAGCTCTTGCAGTAAACAATAATGGGATGCTCACCATTAAAGTTCCATATAAAGAAGGATTTGCTTGCGCCAGATACATCCCTATAGACTGA
- a CDS encoding Hsp20/alpha crystallin family protein: MVETLRLSPAICAYPDDTYENLKIEVVLPGIEKENISFKVVEDGFYIRATKEGVEYADSYAVCCPISPEKATATYSNGVLNVTVPYQQPFEKAIDVKIE; encoded by the coding sequence ATGGTGGAAACTTTGAGATTATCGCCAGCCATTTGTGCATATCCGGACGATACATACGAAAATCTGAAGATAGAAGTGGTTCTTCCAGGAATAGAAAAAGAGAATATTTCTTTCAAGGTTGTGGAAGATGGTTTTTATATAAGAGCCACCAAAGAAGGGGTTGAATATGCGGACAGCTATGCAGTATGCTGCCCTATAAGCCCGGAAAAAGCTACTGCAACCTATTCCAACGGAGTCCTGAATGTTACCGTGCCTTATCAGCAGCCTTTCGAAAAAGCAATAGATGTAAAAATTGAGTAA